The following are encoded in a window of Deltaproteobacteria bacterium PRO3 genomic DNA:
- a CDS encoding Rieske 2Fe-2S domain-containing protein: MSPLVKAAKRQDIAPGTGVAAECGGKPVALFHVDGRFYATQNHCPHRGGPLAEGELEGTVVTCPWHAWRFDVCSGLNADNPNLKLACYPVTVEGDDVLVQIDG, translated from the coding sequence ATGTCCCCGTTGGTCAAGGCCGCAAAAAGACAAGACATCGCCCCCGGGACCGGGGTCGCCGCCGAGTGCGGCGGCAAGCCGGTCGCGCTGTTCCACGTCGACGGCCGCTTCTACGCCACGCAAAACCACTGCCCGCATCGCGGCGGGCCGCTCGCCGAGGGCGAGCTGGAAGGAACGGTCGTGACCTGCCCCTGGCACGCCTGGCGCTTCGACGTTTGCAGCGGCCTCAACGCCGACAATCCCAACCTCAAGCTCGCCTGCTACCCGGTGACGGTCGAGGGCGACGACGTCTTGGTGCAGATCGATGGCTAA